The genomic stretch CATATCCATTGCTGATACAATATGGCCGATACAATATAGCCGTGGAGCTTTGTACATCACCTCTCCTATCCAAGAATGAATAACATAATATGGAGatataataaaaattaaaatctCCACAATATAAGAGAACATGATCAAATCAATGATTGAACGATCAAAGAATGTTACAGGTGCTACCTCAATCAAAAACCCTCTCCCCGGTTGAAAACAACAAGAATATCACAGAACTAAAAACACACATAAGTCCCGGAATGAAAAATACCGCTCTCCAACTTTCAGGACTTGAAAGATCCAAATCAGATGCTTTAGCAGCTTCAAGCAGTTTCCCAGTAAGATCAACACCAACAACGCCAGCCAAAGTACCAGCAGTATTCGAAACACCCATCACAATCCCAGCATACCTCGGAGCAACATCCATATGATTCACCGCAAACCCAGCTCTACCAAGCGCCAAAAAACCAAGAGCCACTGAAGAACAAAACACAGCACCACTTGAAGTTCTGAAACTCGGTATCACGACCAACGCAAACGAAGCAGCTAAAAACCCAACTGTATTCAGAAACTTCCTCGTCCCAGTCACAGACATTATCCTCCTTGTAATCAAATAATCAGCAACAACACCACCAATATTCGAGAACACAAACATATTAAGATAAGGCAACATTTTCGACGAACCCATTTCATGAAGACTAAGCTTAAGCCCCAATTCAAAATAAGTCGGTAACCAGTTCATCAGCATATACAAAGCATAATGGAAAGTAAAATTATTAACCACAATAGCCCAAACAGGTAAACTAGTCATAATCTTCATCCAAGGAATTCCAACTCCATTTTTCTTAACACCATTTCTCTCAACTCCAGTTTCCACATTTACATCCGAAACCTTCCTATCCATTTTCTTATTAACCGGCAAAAGCAATTCCCCGGCTCCCGAAGCCGAAGCTTTAGGATCAGAAGCATATCTAAACCAAAGCAAAGACCAAGCAAATCCTAAAAACGCTTCCGCAATAAAAACAGATTGAGGACCTTTAAACTTAACCAAACTCGGAAGAAACAACATTCCAACAGAAGCACCAAGATACATACCAGAAGTAGTTAACGAAACGGATCTAGATCTTTCATGAGGCGGAACCCACTGAGCTAAAACAGTATGAATCGAAGGGAAAATAAAACCTTGCGCAACACCAACAAGTAAACGCGCGGTTACAAGAATTAGGGTTCTGTCTGGATCTAAAGGAAGAAGCGCGCAGGTTGAAGACCATAATAGAAACGCAAGTAGAAGAACTTTCCTGCC from Lathyrus oleraceus cultivar Zhongwan6 chromosome 7, CAAS_Psat_ZW6_1.0, whole genome shotgun sequence encodes the following:
- the LOC127105969 gene encoding probable anion transporter 5; translation: MSAMKIKNLPVRYLIVLLTFICTSVCYIERVGFSIAYTVAADAAGVKQSTKGTILSTFYYGYAVSQVPGGYFAQKFGGRKVLLLAFLLWSSTCALLPLDPDRTLILVTARLLVGVAQGFIFPSIHTVLAQWVPPHERSRSVSLTTSGMYLGASVGMLFLPSLVKFKGPQSVFIAEAFLGFAWSLLWFRYASDPKASASGAGELLLPVNKKMDRKVSDVNVETGVERNGVKKNGVGIPWMKIMTSLPVWAIVVNNFTFHYALYMLMNWLPTYFELGLKLSLHEMGSSKMLPYLNMFVFSNIGGVVADYLITRRIMSVTGTRKFLNTVGFLAASFALVVIPSFRTSSGAVFCSSVALGFLALGRAGFAVNHMDVAPRYAGIVMGVSNTAGTLAGVVGVDLTGKLLEAAKASDLDLSSPESWRAVFFIPGLMCVFSSVIFLLFSTGERVFD